Within Pseudomonas cichorii, the genomic segment GGGTGGTGGTCACGGTGGACGACTACGGCACTTCGGATTTGAGTTCCGAATTCGTCAAAACCATGATCGATGCCGGCATCCAGATCCAGTTGTTCGACCCGCGTCCGCGCTTCATGGGCATGCGTACCAATCTGTTCCGGCGCCTGCACCGCAAGGTGGTGGTGATCGACGGTGAACTGGGGTTCATCGGTGGCATCAACTACAGCGTCGACCACATGACCGACACAGGGCTTACGGCCAAACAGGACTACGCCGTATTGGTGCGTGGCCCGATTCTCGCCGATATCCATCGCAGCGCGCTGCACATGCTCAACCCGGTGGTCCGTGCCACCTTGAAACCCATTCCCCTGAAGCTGAAATACGCTGGCAGTGCGCGGATGCTGCTGGCCGAACGTGACAACAGTAATCACACCACCGATATCGAGGAGCAATACCTCAAGGCCATTCGGAGTGCGACCCAGCGAATCACCATTGCCAATGCCTACTTTTTCCCCAGCTATCGCTTTCTGCGAGAGCTGCGCAATGCATCGCGGCGCGGGGTAAAGGTCACGCTGATTCTGCAAGGGCAACCGGACATGCCGTTCGTGCGTGTCTGTTCACGGCTGACTTACACCTATCTGCTGCGCGATGGCGTCGTGATCCATGAATACAAACAGCGGGCGCTGCATGGCAAGGTCGCGCTGATCGACCGCGAATGGTCCACCATCGGCTCCAGTAATCTGGACCCCTTGAGCCTGGCGCTGAATCTGGAAGCCAATCTGTTCATTCGTGACCCGGCCCTCAATCAACATCTGCATGAGCATCTGCGCGAACTGGCTGCCGAGCACAGCACCCAGATCAATCTCAAGGGCGCGGCCCGTGGTCAGTGGTGGCGTGCGCCGATGATTTTTCTGTGCTTCCACTTCCTGCGGCATTTTCCGGCCATCGCCGGGTTGTTTCCGGTCCACGGCATGCGCCTCAAGCCCATCAGGGCAGGGGAT encodes:
- the clsB gene encoding cardiolipin synthase ClsB; translated protein: MNNDAREQRGQWRDGNCVELLINGEDFFSRVFECIRAARKEVLVETFIIFEDRIGKGLQQALIEAAGNGARVVVTVDDYGTSDLSSEFVKTMIDAGIQIQLFDPRPRFMGMRTNLFRRLHRKVVVIDGELGFIGGINYSVDHMTDTGLTAKQDYAVLVRGPILADIHRSALHMLNPVVRATLKPIPLKLKYAGSARMLLAERDNSNHTTDIEEQYLKAIRSATQRITIANAYFFPSYRFLRELRNASRRGVKVTLILQGQPDMPFVRVCSRLTYTYLLRDGVVIHEYKQRALHGKVALIDREWSTIGSSNLDPLSLALNLEANLFIRDPALNQHLHEHLRELAAEHSTQINLKGAARGQWWRAPMIFLCFHFLRHFPAIAGLFPVHGMRLKPIRAGDVMPEARVIEQQAHQDLRDREQSS